From the candidate division Zixibacteria bacterium HGW-Zixibacteria-1 genome, the window GCTGACAACCGCTTTGCCATTGACCTTTTCGTACTCCAGCAATTTGCCGACGTCGGCCAAAATAGCACCGGCCACGACAACATCGAGGTCGATCGGAAGGTCATCTTTAAAGAATTGCTTCATGAGCTTGCCGCATTCGAAGGACATATGAACCACGGCCCGTTTATGTGCCATAAAGGTAACGCTGCAGTCTTTGGCTTTCAGTGTAAAGGGGATGACATTGAGGTCATCGGCACTTAGTTTGCTTTGCTGCAAAGCCAGCGCCCAGGTGTCGGCGGTTTGCTTGCGAAGTTTTTCGTCTTTTATCCAGTCGAGTTCCGGCCATAATTCTTTGACTTTGTCAGGCATAGTAATAGCTCCTGTTTATTATTTTATGTTTTTCATCAAAATCTTATACACCGGTAATTAAAACAGAAAATATCCGAATGTCAAATGAACAGAAAGGTGAAGGAAATAAGTTTGGTTAATTCTTTTTACTTTCAAGTGACTTATTTGCTTGATGCCATACCAGTTGGTATCATAAAAAATATTCACAGTTTTTTCTGGGTTAAGCCATGGATTATGAGTTTCATATTGAAACGACAAGAAAGGCCTAAATACTTGACCTCTTTTGTTTCTATGATACTCAATAAAAAAATACCTACAAAATGTCAAAGTTGGATATACTACATATGTGGGCGGTAGGAATCGATCAAACAGGGAAAACCCTTCAAGATTAAGATGTTTATTCCTCGACCACCGCTTTCGCACAATTTCAATTTGTGATTGACATAAAAATTGATAATTATTAAATTAATAAGGAACAAAATGACGATGTCGGATTTTAAGTAAATAGAAGTTATTGAATCGCCGAAAATATAGCTATATAGACTATATGGAGGGGATAATGCGAAAAAGGGTCGTTAGTGTATTTGATGTCGCCAAATATATTGTTAGACGACATGGCTCTGTCTCGGCCATGAAACTTCAGAAGCTTGTATATTATTCTCAAGCGTGGGCTCTGGTGTGGGATGAGATTCCACTTTTTAGTGAAAAAATTGAGGCTT encodes:
- a CDS encoding phosphohydrolase, with the translated sequence MPDKVKELWPELDWIKDEKLRKQTADTWALALQQSKLSADDLNVIPFTLKAKDCSVTFMAHKRAVVHMSFECGKLMKQFFKDDLPIDLDVVVAGAILADVGKLLEYEKVNGKAVVSEYGHHVRHPFSGVGLAMACGVPDKVLHIIAAHAGEGDMVKRTTEAYIVHHCDFMSFLPFMNK